cattgcgttagtgcaatccgtttagcggatacgctaacggattgcgctaacgcaatgtccaaaaagggatcgcgttcggcaatcccgctagcgcagatgcccgatctctgctagcgaggaacggaccctgaacgctgcaagcagcgttcgaggtccgtccgaagctAACGGCACAttgcagacgcatgccaaaaatggcatacgtttgcgatgcgttagggatccgttagcacattgccgtcaatgcgtgcgctaacggatccgttacatagcgttaattgcgacaattgcgccatgtaacggagtccgttagcggacacccactaacgcaatgtgaatctagcctaagataggaaactgtaaatgatcctaatagctgctgagtaaaaaaatggattaaaaacggttagcacatggatgacaagtgagaaaaaaaatcggccCACTCTCCTGGATGGGAACAAGAGCAATTTTTTATACATTAGTGTGAGCGGGCCTTTAACCTATTCTGCAGTCTACTATGTATTGTAAAAAATAAACCCTATTGTAAGAATGCTTTCTAGTCAAAAATGCAtgcatttcagtaaaaaaaaaaaaatgtcttaaaaggtaccattgcccttaaaaacaCCGATACGTTTCAgctagcactcggccatgttataagCTAGTGTGAGCGAGGATCAACTTCCTACAATGAAACTACGTCATGTACAGATTCAGAACAGTGGAAAAGTCACAGGTCAAGATGTAGTTTGAAGCTTAGGCTGGAAATAGAATTGGGTGCTCCATTTGCTCTACCTACACGCTATGCTTAATTATGGATATCGTTATCATTTCATTATTTGTTTGTTTCATTACTGTGATGCTCAGAGTTGAGgggatcaggcaaaatttgaattctTCTCTTCGCAAAATTCCATTTTGAGATAAGTTATTCTCCGTGAATGTAATGTCTCTCCAGATATCAGagcataataaatataaaaaaaaaatatttatgctcACTTTGCTGCTCACCTTATCTAGGTTGTGAGTGCTGAATTCCTGGAGGGTTCTGCACAGGTGCGCGAAAGGTCACTCACAACATAATGGTTTCATGATGTGCGGCGCGGCCTAGCGCGCGCATGCGCAGAACCATCCCAAGCCTCATCAGGATGTCCTGGCCTAGCGTGAGAGATCTGTGGATTTCAGCGCTCGTGGAAGTGATAAGAAGATGGCTCGACAGGCAAACGGTGAGGAGCAAAAGGGTCAGAAAAGTGACCAGAAAGGTGAATctacattgttttttattttttaaccttctGAAGACCCATTGTTGTTCAGAAACACAACAGCCAGCAGCCACCATTTTGCGAATTGCAAAAAATGTTCATTTCAGCAAATGTAGATTTTTGTAATATTTGAGTAAAGTTAAATTCCACtcaaatatattcgctcatctccaGTAGACAGTGTTACTGTACATTAGTGGTATAATATATGATTCTAGAAAATAATattcagtgtaaaaaaaaatatcaaaaccgCACAACTATGAAATAATGAAACCATTATCATATTAACATACACGTTTTTACGTTTTTGTTTACCTACAAGAATGAACCTGGCTTTCAGGGTTTTCATAGTAACATGATGGATAGGACATATTACCATAAGTAAAGAAAATAGTGGCATCAAATCATATATTTCACAATTACTTTCTTAAATGTGATAAATAACATAAATCAATGCGTCCCCAAGCCTTGTCACAAGACAGGCACAGGCGGGTCATTAAAGGAGAATTACCGGAAGTGCTATATAAAGACCATTTACTGCACATGATAAGTAAGTGTCCTCGTGGCAAGACTTCCTTTTGTGTCACCAAAAGTACACTAGTGACTTAGGATTGTCATGTGTGGCACCGAAACCACCAGAACAAAGTATGGGAAGCATCGTCAGTGGACATAGTAGCACTCAAAACACTGGTCTGGTCCAAAGTATATTATTCAACATGTTTGTGTATAATAAAGGGCCTTAGGTAGTTATTCTTTTAGAGGACCGAATAATAGCAGGCTTTACCTGATGAGCGGTCACTGAACATCCCTTGTCAATAAAAAATAAGCAAAGAAgaagaacttaaagggaatctgtcagcaagatttcacCACCAAACTATTTGGGGCATGTAGCTCTTTGAAAAACAAGTCCAGCAATTCTTTTACATGGCCAGCTCATTCCTCCGTTAAAGTTATAGTAGATCGGAAGCCTCTGTGACCCCGGTTCTATTCCCCGCCCAGTGTCGCCACCTTCTGCTTGACTGATATCTTCTATGCTGTGTGATTTCAGGCAAAGCAGACAAGCAGGAGGAGGcagtgctgggagggaaatagagctggagtgacagaggcttcagagctTCAGACTCAATTGCGTATTAATGCAAATGTTgttttctcagtaacggaggaatggacttgccatgtaaaggtattgctagacttgtctttgaaaggactacatgtgcatataaatagtttggatgTGAAATCTTGGTGACAAAAATCCCTTTAATTAAAGACATTGCCTCATCTgagatataatttttccaaatCATCCCCAAATGATCAACTGATTGCACTAAGTTAAACTCCTGGCACACGGGTGATTTTGTGGGTGGAAGTTGTGATCAGCCAGGCAGCAAAATTTTGATTCaaagtatataaaaataaaatgtaatttttattagGATCTGTAGTAATATAGCTACTGATGTATTTAGTGGTGTTAAGGGGACCACTGTATTGTGTTATTTATTTCCAATGGCTATTTCTAACCTCAGCACGAGTGGAATTGTCCCATTATTTTTCTTAATCTTTAATTGTGGAACAAAATGTCATTTGTTCATTATAATCTACAACTGTTGTGATATAgggaatataagaaaaaaaatcattttgcaaTTGTAAAAGTGCATTTAAAGAAAAACTTTGCGCCTTTGTATTTAAAGAGACCCTTTACTACATTTTTTAGTTGTTTCCCTGATTCTGTAAGTTTTTCTTTTCGTGTCTATGCCCCTTTGTTTAAAAGCTATGATTTCCCCCCGGTAATGATTGTGTGAATCTTCCATCCAACGAATTTGGCCTATTCCACAGAACTTCCCTATGGGCATGACCATATTTTTGATTGGTAAATGTCAAAGGAGAAAAGCAAACGCACACAGAGAAGATCTGTGGTACACGTCCAGTTGATTGATGGGAAGATTTGCACCTTATTAGGTCAGATGCACACGACCGTATTTTCGTTCCGAGTGCGTTCCAACAAAACATGGGATCGCACTAAACTAATGGTATTCTATGGTGCCACATGGGGCTCTAGCCTTTATTTGGAAGAGAGCCTCAGCAATTGGAGGAGACATtcagtttaaattaaaaaaaaaatccagtgaaatgTCCTTTTTAAAGGAAACATTTTTTATAACTAATTGCCTTGTGTGACAGTTTTTAATTTCTTCTGCTTTGAGTTCTTTGGTGCTGCGCTCATAGAGGGGAACAATTTGGCCCATTCCCTAAACAAGGCCTGTGAATACCAGATATTGGGGATTCAGCATCTTCATTTTTGTTCCCACCACTTATCCAGCTGAGTAAGTAAATAAAACTCCCTTTGTCATATTCACATCCTAATATTATTCCCAGTGGGTATTCTGTCACTTTGCTTCTTCTCGACAAACATTCATTCAAGTTTTAAAGTAGCATTTACTCCTACAGGAATTGCAGTTGCTTTGAGCAGCTCATTCTTTGCCTATCTTCACTTACATGGGTCTCTTTACTATTATCCTGAGATGAGTTTCTTGGGAAGCCCTAAATATATAGGCTTTGTTAGATTTAATCTTCTTAGCATCTCCTCTTCATAACACAGGCTGCAATACTGTTGATACTAACACTGTATCAAGAGGCTGTTGCACTATTCAGTTGGCTATGAATGACAAGATGAAATATATTGTGGCCTTATTGTTATAACTGGAAATATTTAGCCTTAAAACCATCACATCTTGCTTCTGAGTATAATTGTTGTCCTTCTGGCTAGCAGAACAGTAGCTGCTATGATTCATTTTTTCCAATATTTGTCTTGAGGTACCTTGGTTTGGCATGAATCCCTATGTAAAAGGTACATGAGGTTAAGCAAATAATACTGTTATCAGTGCAGGATTATCAGTGCTAGCTGAAAAAGTCTACAATCTATGTACATTGACTGAATTGTACTATACAGTTCTGTACGGCACCATGGATTTATGTATTATTTTGTGATATGATCTCAAAGAACTCCAAGTTGAAAGTCTGTGCATCACCTTTGAGTTATAATAGCAGAGCAGTAAGTCATGTTCCCGATTTATTCTGCATGCAGTGCCAGCCTTTACATCTTCATGCTCCAGTGCTAGTCCATGACCTAAAATCAGATTGCTACTGCTCCCAACACTTGAAAATAGAGGCAACCCAAAGTGGTCGTTTACTCAGTGCAGAGGATAGGAGAGTGATTTTCACAGGCACTCGTGGACTATTTGTGTCGTAGTGCAGTTCAAACAGGTGACATGACAACACCAGTGAAAGGTGCAGTGACACCTTTCTGTCACCTTCTCAGCCCGACTCCTGTAACCTCGGCCACAGCACAGAAGTTCACAACCATCCAGCCCTAAAGAAGTGCTGTTGCAAATTCGCCCTGTTGTACCTGGTGTTCCTGTCTTTTCGCTTGGGCTGCAGAAGTTTGGAGACTTCTCAAAATACACCAGATCTCTAGAAGAAGGCATAGCATGAGAAGGGTTCTCAGGTTCCAGATGTGGGAGATCACTACGAGAACTTCCACGGTTGCTGCCATTGTTACTGTATGTGACTTTGGAGGCACCATCAAACCGATCTTTCAGAGCATCCCCCACTGCCCGAAATGGAGGAAGACGCATCCAGCAGGTACGAAGAGAGCAGGATCCTGACATTCCGTGACACTTGCATTCCTGACGCATCTCCGTCATCACAGTCTGCAAGATACAATACAAAATCGTTGAATAAAGCAGTAAAATAATTCTGAGTTGTACTCTAACTTTCCTTTTGTTAATCAAAATTAAACTTTGATGATCCTCTATAGTTACTCATCTTACAAATACACGTACTGTGTTTTAAGGAATAGAAATTTCagcaaaaatgtatttgttttattGTTATGTTCAGAGTTAGAACATTGGGTAGAGTAGATCCTAATTCTGTGGGAAATTCATGTACCGATCAGTCATAACATTAAAATCACCTGGTTATTATTGTATAACGTTCACCTAAAGACACAAAAACATCTGCAACCCATCTAGGATCGGAATCCTTAAGACGTCTGACAATGTCCTTTGGTATCTGGCACCAAACATTAGCGGCAGATTCTTTAACTCCTGTTAGTCATGAGGTGAGGCCTTAATGGTGTGGGCTTGGTTTTTAAGGCATTCAATTCAAATTGGGAATTTGGAGGACATATCATCACTTTGAGCTTTTTGCAATGTTTCAATaactatttatgaacaatttttaaaAGTTGGCAGGGCATATTAGTGTAATAAAAAAGGGCCATTGCCATTAGGGGATACTGTTGCCATGAAGTGGTGTACTTTTTCCACAAGAATGTTATTCATGATGGAACATGTCAAAGTAGCAGTCTTATGATCGCTGGTACCTGGGGTTATCCCTGACCTGGCCAGTTTCTTAATTTCTCTATAGTCCAATTTTGATGCTTATGTGCCTAATCTAGCAATGTTTTAGTGGTGCACAAGGGTCAGCATAGGTGCCTCACTGCTCTGTGCCTACACAGCCTCATATGATGCAACTTATgattcactgtgtgtgctctgatactTTTTTATCATATCATTAACTTTTCAGCAATTTGTGCCACAATGGATTCTCTGTGTGGTTGGACCAATTGGACAAGTTTTCACTCCCCACTCACATTAATGAGCCTTGAACACTCATGATGACCACAATGCCGGAGCACCAGTTCTTCCTTACCAGTTCCTCAACCTTGGGTAAGGTACTATTAACAATGGCATAGTGGGAAAACCTCACAAGTCTTGCTGTTTTGCAGTTGATCTGAGCTAATCATCTAATCATCATAATTTGGCATTTGTCAAAATTGCTCAGATTCTAACACTTCCCCATTTTTATAGCTTCCAACGTATCAACTTTAAGATGTGGCTACATCCCTTGACATGTGCCGTTGTCATTAGAAACTCAATGGTATTCACTTCACCTGTCAGTGGTTTTGATGTGATCAGTGTGAAAATTGGATTTCCTTTCAATATAATAAATTAGATTCAGTGAAATTAATATCGATGCAAAATCTAAACTTACCATTCTGCCAGCTTGGTTATTGTGTAGGTTTACCAAATACTTTAGGTCTCTCCCTCTTTCACTGGAGTCAACAAACTCTTTTCCTATGAACCTTCCAAATTCAATGTTGTCACTGCAGCCTCCCCAGTGCCAATCTGGTCCTCCAGGGCCTCGACGCCGGTAATCACATGAGCAGGATTCAATTGAACCCTCTGAACAGGAACGGGCCACAGAATGGGTTACACCAGCACTAGTGATGGCAAACACAAAGGCAGTCTCCCTGCAGCCTGCAATAGGTGGAAACATCTATTACTAAGGGTATACTTACACACATTTAATGGGCAATAACATAGAGAAGTAAATATAATTTTGGAGACACATTTTAATGAACTTCCAATCTTTAACCCTCTATGCAATTAACTTGTGTGCAGACAAACAAGTGGTGCCCTATTTGTACTTATTTCTGCATGAATATAATTTATCCCTTACCTCGGCTAATTATTTTGCCAAACACTTGATTTCCAGGTCCAGTAGGACAGTTCCAGCGACGGTTTCGAAATTGCCACTTGCATTCTCGGATGGCACTGAGAAGCCCACGTGTAATGCTTTGTAGGATGCCTGGGTTTTGACGTATTAGTCGTCTTTGTCTTCTGCTTAAGAGTTGAAGACTTGGATCTAACACAAGAGGAACTGGGCCTATGTCTGTTCCTGGGAGCACATTTCCATTGGAAGCTATGTTTACTATACCCCTGAAAGATATAAGACATGTTAAACAATACAGACTGGCGAGCATCAATACATTCAATCAAATAAACAAGAGCATATAGACTGAGTAGGATGCTGTACTGGTTGTGTTACatgaaaatatgtatatatattgagtACATTTTTCTGCATTCCTTATGCAAATACAACTGTGTGGACTGTTGACAGCCATACATATGTCTAGTTATACTTGGACTATCATACTCTGTAATCATAGAGCTATAATAAGTATCACCTCGGCTTTCCTTCTGCACCCTTTACACTTTGGGCAACCACATGACTCTGTTATGTGCATACAGATGTGTAAGTCACAGTGTTGTGTTACCATAGCTGTGGTTAGATGCATATCGATTGATGAGGTAAGCAAGGGAAGTGGAGAATGAGATTTCATATAATTCATAGTATGGCTGCTTTGTGGGTTCAATCTAATGAAACAGTTCACATGAAACCATTCAGACAATGAATTTGAGAACAGGTTCTATTTAAGAAAAAATATAAGTAAACAGATTACAATGTATCATGATAAAGTACAGCAGCAATTGAATAATCTATATCATATACATAATAAGTAATAAGTGGAAATGAAAACAGCTGCATACAATAAGTAAccgtattaaccccttaacgactgccgatatgccttttaatggttgtagttaagggtacttattcctcagcgctgctttttaacggcgctgagaaataaggttatagtgccCCCCCAGCGTTgaaaaatctctggggtctcgactaccggggtagctgagaccccggagaatgtGATTCGGGTgagtttttaccatccccagtgttgtgatcgccattattcacggaaaaacggcgactgcaaaaaaaagtccGATTTCCAATTTAGTTCTCTCTTCTCTGAtaagatctagcacatcagaggagagagaaattgggttCCTCAAGCCACCCCAGTACCTCCAGTGTCTCCCTGTCTCTCTGGCTCTGTCCCCCAGACCTCGGCGTctacttccaggaagaaaatggctggcgcatgtgcagtgcgcctgccgatatctgccggccagcacctggcaacaataagagatttttcctattggttaatgttttaatcactgtgatagatccaatcacagtgatcaaaataaaaaaaatagtaaatcaaaccctcctttatcacacccttagttaggtaaaaataataaaataataaaatgtatttatttccatttttccattgcgGTTAGGTTTCGGGTAgaattgggctagggctagggttggggctagggttagggttggggttatagctagggttagggttgtgctagggttaaggttggggctaggattagagctagggttagggttggactagggttgggctagggttagggttggggctacagttagggttggggctagggttagggt
The Ranitomeya imitator isolate aRanImi1 chromosome 3, aRanImi1.pri, whole genome shotgun sequence genome window above contains:
- the WNT1 gene encoding proto-oncogene Wnt-1, whose amino-acid sequence is MKILTFLVGLKTLWVLAFSSLSNTMAVNNSGKWWGIVNIASNGNVLPGTDIGPVPLVLDPSLQLLSRRQRRLIRQNPGILQSITRGLLSAIRECKWQFRNRRWNCPTGPGNQVFGKIISRGCRETAFVFAITSAGVTHSVARSCSEGSIESCSCDYRRRGPGGPDWHWGGCSDNIEFGRFIGKEFVDSSERGRDLKYLVNLHNNQAGRMTVMTEMRQECKCHGMSGSCSLRTCWMRLPPFRAVGDALKDRFDGASKVTYSNNGSNRGSSRSDLPHLEPENPSHAMPSSRDLVYFEKSPNFCSPSEKTGTPGTTGRICNSTSLGLDGCELLCCGRGYRSRAEKVTERCHCTFHWCCHVTCLNCTTTQIVHECL